A single genomic interval of Lathyrus oleraceus cultivar Zhongwan6 chromosome 7, CAAS_Psat_ZW6_1.0, whole genome shotgun sequence harbors:
- the LOC127106836 gene encoding extensin-2: protein MGSSIGARQWPRLIYAVALCIIALSTFVIADDDKPYYGGQFPYNNYPQPPNTYKPPPYNNYQSPPPYPYKFPPYNYQSPPPYDNKFPPYYYKAPPSPYVDKFPPYYYKSPPISSPSPPPPYVDKFPPYYYKSPPPPSPSPPPPYVYNSPPPPYIYKSPPPPPYVYNSPPPPPYVYKSPPPPPYVYPSPPYVYKSPPPPSPSPPPPYIYKSPPPPSPSPPPPYVYKSPPPPSPSPPPPYVYESPPPPYVYKSPPPPPYVYKSPPPPSPSPPPPYYYKSPPPPSPSPPPPYVYKSPPPPSPSPPPPYVYKSPPPPSPSPPPPYVYKSPPPPSPSPPPPYIYESPPPPYVYKSPPPPPYVYNSPPKPYIYSSPPSYYPSPTPYIYKSPPTPYNPYLYSSPPPPPLY, encoded by the coding sequence ATGGGAAGTTCAATCGGGGCGAGGCAATGGCCTCGACTCATATATGCAGTAGCACTTTGCATAATTGCTTTAAGTACTTTTGTTATTGCTGATGATGATAAGCCTTATTACGGAGGCCAATTTCCATATAACAACTATCCCCAACCACCCAACACTTACAAGCCACCTCCATATAACAACTATCAATCTCCACCCCCATATCCTTACAAATTTCCTCCATATAATTATCAATCTCCTCCTCCTTATGACAATAAATTTCCTCCATATTACTATAAAGCTCCACCGTCTCCTTATGTTGACAAATTTCCTCCGTATTACTATAAATCTCCACCTATATCATCTCCATCACCACCACCTCCATATGTCGACAAATTTCCACCATATTATTACAAATCTCCTCCTCCACCATCTCCATCACCACCACCTCCATATGTTTACAACTCACCTCCTCCTCCATATATCTACAAATCTCCACCTCCACCACCATATGTCTATAATAgtccaccaccaccaccatatgTGTACAAGTCACCACCTCCTCCACCTTATGTATACCCATCCCCTCCATATGTTTACAAGTCTCCACCCCCTCCTTCACCTTCTCCTCCACCACCATATATCTATAAATCACCTCCACCTCCATCCCCTTCACCTCCTCCTCCATATGTCTACAAGTCACCACCTCCACCATCTCCGTCACCACCACCTCCATATGTTTATGAGTCTCCACCTCCACCATATGTCTACAAGTCTCCACCACCACCTCCATACGTTTATAAGTCACCTCCGCCACCTTCACCTTCACCACCTCCTCCATACTACTATAAATCTCCACCTCCGCCATCCCCTTCACCTCCTCCGCCTTATGTCTATAAGTCACCACCACCACCATCGCCTTCACCACCTCCTCCATATGTCTACAAGTCACCACCACCTCCATCTCCTTCACCACCTCCTCCATACGTCTATAAGTCTCCACCCCCACCATCTCCttcaccaccaccaccatatatCTATGAGTCTCCACCTCCACCATATGTCTACAAATCCCCACCTCCACCTCCCTATGTTTATAACTCTCCTCCAAAACCTTACATTTATTCATCACCACCTTCATATTATCCTTCACCAACTCCTTACATTTATAAATCTCCACCTACACCATATAATCCATATTTATATAGTTCACCACCTCCTCCCCCATTGTATTAA